Proteins encoded by one window of Fischerella sp. PCC 9605:
- a CDS encoding class I SAM-dependent methyltransferase, translating to MIHNLLNNKKQLFDSWAPSYDWLFPSVFYQAIHKRLLEYVDLPSHSYVLDLGCGTGRLLDRLATRFPDLYGTGLDLSPQMLRVARQKNRHHPRLIYIEGKAESLPFANGQFDAVFNTLSFLHYLQPEVVFAEVARVLKTGGRFYLADITLKSQAESQLMPITSGGVRFYSPKNREFLGCSAGLECVGNNYLLGPVLLTIFAKK from the coding sequence ATGATTCATAATTTATTAAATAATAAAAAGCAACTGTTTGACAGCTGGGCACCAAGTTATGACTGGCTATTTCCTTCAGTGTTTTACCAAGCCATCCACAAACGGCTGCTAGAGTATGTTGATTTACCATCTCACTCATATGTACTTGACCTAGGTTGTGGTACTGGACGCCTGCTTGATCGTCTAGCAACTCGGTTTCCTGATTTATATGGTACGGGATTGGATCTATCTCCGCAGATGTTGCGCGTAGCGCGACAGAAGAACCGCCATCATCCACGTTTAATTTATATTGAAGGCAAAGCAGAATCTCTTCCTTTTGCTAATGGTCAATTTGATGCTGTTTTCAATACTTTGAGTTTCCTGCACTATTTGCAACCCGAAGTAGTTTTTGCTGAAGTAGCACGGGTGCTGAAAACAGGTGGACGCTTCTACTTGGCTGACATAACTTTAAAAAGTCAGGCAGAATCTCAGCTGATGCCTATAACCTCTGGTGGAGTTAGATTCTACAGTCCAAAGAACCGTGAGTTTCTTGGCTGTTCGGCAGGACTTGAATGTGTAGGTAACAACTATTTACTTGGCCCTGTCTTGCTGACGATTTTTGCTAAAAAATAG
- a CDS encoding GNAT family N-acetyltransferase → MKQKDLSLPTGCTLRKATSADIWSIRWLVLSAKLDPTQIRWQQFWVIQCNGQIVACGQLRNFSGAQELGSLVVASAWRGRGLGSFLTQHLIHSATQPLYLECLGQQLAEFYNRFGFVPVCFRDLAPSIQAKFRLSEFARKLRIVPVVFMHYQDSVFPSS, encoded by the coding sequence ATGAAACAAAAAGATTTATCATTGCCTACTGGTTGTACCCTTCGCAAGGCAACGTCTGCTGACATTTGGTCAATTCGGTGGTTGGTACTATCAGCAAAACTTGACCCAACACAAATACGTTGGCAGCAATTTTGGGTGATTCAATGCAATGGGCAAATAGTAGCTTGCGGACAGTTACGTAACTTTTCTGGTGCACAAGAACTGGGTAGTTTGGTTGTAGCATCAGCTTGGCGGGGTCGTGGTTTGGGAAGTTTTCTCACTCAGCATCTAATTCACTCTGCTACTCAACCACTGTATTTGGAATGTCTGGGTCAACAACTGGCAGAATTTTACAATCGCTTCGGTTTTGTACCCGTTTGTTTTAGAGACTTAGCACCATCAATCCAGGCTAAGTTTCGATTGTCTGAATTTGCAAGGAAACTGCGTATTGTTCCTGTAGTGTTCATGCATTATCAAGATTCTGTCTTCCCTAGTTCCTAG
- a CDS encoding DUF3067 family protein translates to MTGQELRQLLLEKWGRSYDVQLRRTQGKIFVQVMWKYLEQASFPLSEAEYQEHLDSIANYLNYLGGSTQVQKYIERTRERPRLGKAVSIPLDLGERSAEWIL, encoded by the coding sequence ATGACAGGACAAGAATTACGTCAACTGTTGCTTGAGAAGTGGGGGCGGTCTTATGATGTCCAGCTGCGCCGCACTCAAGGTAAAATATTCGTGCAAGTGATGTGGAAGTACCTAGAACAAGCTTCTTTTCCTTTGAGTGAGGCAGAGTACCAAGAGCATCTCGATAGCATTGCTAATTATCTGAATTACTTGGGTGGAAGCACGCAGGTGCAAAAATATATTGAACGGACACGCGAACGTCCCCGACTTGGCAAAGCTGTTAGTATTCCTCTAGATTTAGGGGAACGCTCGGCAGAATGGATATTATAA
- a CDS encoding response regulator transcription factor, which translates to MSYLFSPKNLGKKQILVVDDVIDNSLLIATILEAEGYQVDIASCGYTAISKIEANPPNLVLLDLMMPEIDGYEVARWIRQNHPSISVMIVTAYDELPAFEQQQVQVDGVIRKPINIDELVTQVQAILEHK; encoded by the coding sequence ATGAGTTATCTGTTCAGCCCAAAAAATTTAGGTAAAAAACAAATTTTAGTTGTTGACGATGTTATAGATAATTCTTTGCTAATAGCAACAATACTAGAAGCAGAGGGTTATCAAGTTGATATCGCTTCTTGTGGGTATACAGCGATTTCTAAAATTGAAGCCAATCCACCAAACCTGGTGCTGTTGGATTTGATGATGCCAGAAATAGACGGCTATGAAGTAGCCAGATGGATTAGACAGAATCATCCTTCTATTTCAGTGATGATAGTTACTGCTTATGATGAATTACCTGCATTTGAGCAGCAGCAAGTACAGGTAGATGGGGTCATTCGTAAACCAATTAATATTGATGAATTAGTGACGCAAGTGCAAGCAATTTTAGAACATAAATAA
- a CDS encoding toxin-antitoxin system HicB family antitoxin encodes MPKSLHHRLIEKAETEDVSLNQYIVYLLSASV; translated from the coding sequence ATGCCAAAATCTCTGCACCATCGTTTGATTGAAAAGGCTGAAACAGAGGACGTAAGTCTTAATCAGTATATTGTGTATTTGTTGAGCGCATCAGTGTAA
- a CDS encoding sensor histidine kinase encodes MPSRFLLMKDFSELLAEKVEIIAQRWVDAVIQDKQIKSTEHLSPKAVRNHISDVLTAITTVLSQTQESDFETIAQASFNHGTLRAEQDFDPTEVVQEYHLLRSVILAHLRTELLQANTEEVLRTVSVINEVVDAAITECFKSYVSMRLQGLEQVQAQLSLTVEELKRLVNANQDNLSILAHELKAPLTSIIGYSDLFLRQNRQSQVRDTIPSLEHIEKVLKNGHLLLRLINDALELSRYEAGAIELELALTDVRSAINTAVEIMQPLADERGLQLVLNIEDAPPQVLTDPLRLQQILLNLISNAIRYTEKGSVTIECCTRADNQWSISVIDTGIGISEEDQARLFQPFVRAKSTKNQHPADSTGLGLAIVERLVELLQGKIDLVSQIGQGSIFTVILPLKMSYSEEAEDKIEKATSE; translated from the coding sequence ATGCCTTCTAGATTTCTGCTCATGAAAGATTTCAGTGAATTGTTGGCTGAGAAAGTAGAAATAATTGCACAGCGTTGGGTGGATGCGGTTATTCAAGACAAACAGATTAAAAGTACCGAACACCTATCTCCCAAAGCAGTTAGAAACCACATTTCGGATGTTCTCACTGCCATAACCACCGTATTGAGTCAAACGCAGGAGAGCGATTTTGAGACAATTGCTCAAGCCAGTTTTAATCATGGTACGTTGCGAGCAGAACAAGATTTTGATCCGACAGAAGTGGTGCAGGAGTATCACCTACTGCGTTCAGTGATTTTGGCACATCTACGTACAGAACTGTTGCAAGCCAATACTGAAGAAGTACTGCGAACAGTATCTGTGATTAATGAAGTCGTAGATGCAGCGATCACCGAATGTTTTAAGAGCTATGTTAGTATGCGATTGCAGGGATTAGAGCAGGTGCAAGCGCAGTTGAGCTTGACAGTAGAAGAATTAAAGCGGCTAGTCAATGCCAACCAAGATAATCTCTCAATATTGGCACACGAACTCAAAGCACCACTAACCTCAATCATCGGTTATTCAGACCTTTTTTTGCGCCAAAATCGTCAGTCTCAAGTGAGAGACACCATTCCTAGCCTTGAACATATTGAAAAAGTACTGAAAAACGGTCATCTGTTGCTGCGCTTAATTAACGATGCACTGGAACTTTCCAGGTACGAAGCAGGCGCAATCGAGCTAGAATTAGCCTTAACAGATGTGCGTTCTGCGATCAACACAGCTGTAGAAATCATGCAACCCTTAGCTGACGAGCGAGGATTACAGCTGGTGCTGAATATTGAAGATGCACCACCTCAAGTACTAACAGATCCGTTGCGATTGCAACAGATTTTACTGAACTTAATTAGTAACGCCATTCGCTATACAGAAAAGGGTAGCGTTACTATAGAGTGCTGTACAAGAGCAGACAATCAATGGTCAATCTCAGTCATCGATACAGGGATTGGCATCAGCGAGGAAGATCAAGCACGACTTTTTCAACCTTTTGTTCGTGCTAAATCTACTAAAAACCAGCATCCAGCTGATAGCACTGGTTTAGGACTGGCGATTGTGGAGCGTCTTGTCGAACTGTTGCAGGGGAAAATAGATCTAGTCTCTCAAATCGGCCAGGGTTCTATATTTACAGTTATTCTGCCACTAAAGATGAGCTATTCAGAAGAAGCAGAGGATAAAATAGAAAAAGCAACATCAGAGTAA